In Carya illinoinensis cultivar Pawnee chromosome 16, C.illinoinensisPawnee_v1, whole genome shotgun sequence, a single window of DNA contains:
- the LOC122299134 gene encoding disease resistance protein RPV1-like, producing the protein MAFRTSPSSSSSLFSAPKWYYDVFLSFRGEDTRNTFVAHLYAALKHLGIHTYIDDKDLERGKTISPTLLKVIEESMISIIVLSSNYASSSWCLEELTQILECKKTKQQIVLPVFYHVDPSEVRKQEGSFGKALAKHQERFKEDPKVQRWKEALQEVGSLAGVHLEDGNECEFMHKIIQWVDSKIVKSTYKLDIAEYPIGLESRLKDLNTKLRIGRNDITLVIGIYGIGGVGKTTIAKAVFNSIGNQFEDRCFLENVREISSQENGLVKLQEKLLRAVLGNFESFHIGSVGAGTNVIKHRLCSKRILLILDDVNESCQLQGLAGDKNWFGPGSRIVITTRDQRLLTCHNQVDSTYEVQGLDDNQAIQLFSWHAFKRDRPVESYVELTKRIIDYAKGLPLALTVLGSALYDRNIEQWKSALEKYEISPHKDIYEILKISYDGLEDDNENPNEDLELEKDDGNPNEIFGKRRRDDEYDCNVEPNRCPQQKRSHSSTMGITITELENEDQYPKEDMNLELTLGLKLKSTIFNFLCCLLPS; encoded by the exons ATGGCATTCCGTACTTCACCctcttcttcgtcttctctTTTTTCCGCTCCTAAATGGTATTACGATGTATTCTTGAGTTTTAGAGGAGAAGATACTCGTAATACTTTTGTTGCCCATCTATATGCTGCTCTGAAACATCTGGGAATCCATACCTACATAGATGATAAAGATCTCGAAAGAGGGAAGACAATTTCACCCACACTTCTCAAAGTTATTGAGGAGTCAATGATTTCTATTATTGTATTATCTTCAAATTATGCATCATCCTCATGGTGTTTGGAGGAGCTAACACAGATCCTTGAGtgtaagaaaacaaaacaacagaTTGTTCTACCAGTATTTTACCATGTGGATCCGTCAGAAGTCCGAAAACAGGAAGGAAGTTTTGGAAAAGCATTAGCTAAACATCAAGAGAGGTTCAAGGAAGATCCGAAGGTGCAGAGGTGGAAGGAAGCCCTACAAGAGGTTGGCAGTTTGGCTGGAGTACATTTGGAAGACGG GAATGAATGTGAATTTATGCATAAAATCATTCAATGGGTGGACTCAAAAATAGTTAAATCTACATACAAGTTAGACATTGCTGAATATCCAATTGGACTAGAGTCTCGTCTAAAAGACTtgaatactaaattaagaattggAAGGAATGACATTACACTTGTGATAGGGATTTATGGAATTGGGGGAGTTGGTAAAACAACTATTGCCAAAGCAGTCTTTAACTCAATTGGAAACCAATTTGAAGATAGATGTTTTCTAGAAAATGTTAGAGAGATTTCAAGTCAAGAAAATGGTCTGGTCAAATTGCAAGAAAAACTTCTTCGTGCTGTCTTAGGAAACTTTGAAAGTTTTCATATTGGCAGTGTTGGAGCTGGTACTAATGTTATAAAGCATAGGCTTTGCTCTAAAAGGATACTtctaattcttgatgatgtgaATGAGTCGTGCCAATTACAAGGATTAGCTGGAGATAAAAATTGGTTTGGTCCAGGAAGCAGAATAGTAataacaacaagagatcaacGTCTACTAACTTGTCATAATCAAGTTGATTCAACGTACGAAGTGCAGGGATTGGATGACAACCAAGCTATTCAGCTATTTAGTTGGCATGCATTTAAAAGAGACAGGCCAGTTGAAAGTTATGTAGAACTCACAAAACGTATAATAGATTATGCTAAGGGCCTTCCACTAGCTCTTACAGTGCTTGGTTCAGCTTTGTATGATAGAAATATAGAACAATGGAAAAGTGCATTGGAAAAGTATGAAATAAGTCCTCACAAGGATATTTATGAAATTCTTAAAATAAGCTATGACGGACTGGAGGATGACAATGAGAATCCAAATGAAGATTTGGAATTAGAGAAAGATGATGGGAATCCGAATGAAATATTTGGTAAGAGGCGtcgtgatgatgaatatgatTGCAACGTGGAACCCAATAGGTGCCCTCAACAAAAGAGGTCACATTCTTCAACCATGGGCATCACAATAACGGAACTAGAGAATGAAGACCAGTATCCAAAGGAAGATATGAATTTAGAGCTTACACTTgggttgaaattaaaaagtacaaTCTTCAATTTTCTTTGCTGTTTGCTGCCTTCTTGA
- the LOC122299019 gene encoding protein FAR1-RELATED SEQUENCE 5-like codes for MACYVVPYYEGYTSRLKFECDSKLVGVHLVKKHEEKAIDHTDVGVLHEDVGHAHFALALRLVRVEIIGRFEKKGFQLKNASYPIQHGMEGQLSDINTSSATSRFQGTEDNRYVVGEETDSPCTSSRVEEVNFDILDEQETESGSAGTSKKTQMDDIDEPMSGMEFNSLEDLISYYKEYGKKSGFGVMTKRSERGEDETVRYVTLACARGGKARNRLLNVSNPRPTGKTECKAKINALKADDGKFRLTTVHNIHNHGLSPKKSRFFRCNREVSESVKRVLDTNDLAGIRMNKSFRSLVVGAGGFENLPFLEKDCRNYINKARHLRLGAGGAGALRDYFLRMQYKNPGFFALMDLDDDGRLKNVFWADPRSRAAYQYFGDVVTFDTTYLTNRYGMPFAPFVGVNHHGQSILLGAGLISSEDTHTFVWLFQTWLQCMDGVAPKAIITDQDRAMKNAIALVFPESRHRFCLWHILKKVLEKLGCYGSYKSGMKTALMKCVYDTQKWEEFEKSWHEMISTYNLHDNVWLQSLYTERCHWVPAFLKDIFWAGMSTTQRSESMNAFFDGYVHAKTNLKEFIDQYDNALKKKIENENVADFHSFNLTIPCISRSPIEKRYQDLYTNVKFREVQIQLTGIIDLDPVLHRREGTVKTYLVEDEVRVEDFTKQVTHSVDFNEEDGVAKCSCGLFEMRGIMCRHIFAVFKCNGIKTMPQQYILDRWRKDIKRRYTLINSSYDAGEVREDANRYSSLLNICYKMITCAAGSKKHTEDATTKLHAMIDLYSETQEPPSLAENCLNVGGMTKESAATTGSSTQVLSPKIVRGKGRPPSIRRASRMEKELRKVKEKTKKAQGKGKRKQRDGDDTHGVDTCRSLFGPSDLDVSNIGHVQAIPDRSLAYDIRGTQSTDPVIQTQQSMEFGLDGSQPLHVEFDGSQPQQ; via the exons ATGGCATGCTATGTAGTGCCTTACTATGAAGGGTACACTTCAAGGTTGAAGTTTGAATGTGATTCAAAGCTCGTTGGGGTCCATTTGGTAAAGAAGCATGAAGAGAAGGCAATAGATCATACTGATGTTGGTGTGCTCCACGAAGATGTTGGCCATGCTCATTTTG CATTGGCCTTGAGGTTGGTAAGAGTTGAGATCATTGGCAGATTTGAGAAGAAAGGTTTTCAGTTGAAG AATGCTAGTTATCCAATTCAACATGGCATGGAAGGGCAGTTGTCGGACATCAATACAAGCTCCGCTACAAGCAGATTTCAGGGTACAGAGGATAATAGATATGTAGTTGGGGAGGAGACTGATTCGCCATGTACATCTTCTAGAGTCGAAGAAgttaattttgatattctagATGAACAAGAAACCGAGTCTGGCAGTGCAGGAACATCTAAGAAGACACAAATGGATGACATTGATGAGCCAATGTCGGGGATGGAGTTTAATTCCCTAGAAGATTTAATCAGTTATTATAAAGAATATGGTAAGAAAAGcgggtttggggtgatgactAAAAGAAGTGAGAGGGGAGAGGATGAGACTGTTAGATATGTCACCCTTGCCTGTGCCCGTGGTGGGAAGGCAAGGAATAGACTCTTGAATGTCTCCAACCCACGTCCGACAGGAAAGACGGAGTGTAAGGCCAAAATAAATGCCTTAAAAGCTGATGATGGAAAGTTTAGGCTGACTACAGTTCATAATATCCACAATCACGGCCTCAGTCCGAAGAAATCCCGCTTCTTTCGATGTAACCGAGAAGTGAGTGAATCTGTCAAAAGAGTTCTAGATACAAATGATTTGGCTGGCATCCGAATGAACAAGAGCTTCAGATCTCTGGTTGTAGGCGCAGGTGGATTTGAGAACCTCCCGTTTTTGGAAAAAGACTGTCGTAACTACATCAACAAGGCTAGGCATCTACGACTGGGCGCAGGTGGTGCCGGAGCACTTCGAGACTACTTTTTACGGATGCAGTACAAAAATCCGGGGTTCTTTGCACTGATGGACCTGGACGATGACGGGAGGCTAAAGAATGTATTTTGGGCAGATCCCCGTAGTAGAGCTGCATACCAATATTTCGGTGATGTGGTAACCTTCGACACCACATACTTGACGAACCGATATGGGATGCCCTtcgcaccatttgttggtgtaaaccaccatgggcaGTCAATTTTGTTGGGAGCTGGTTTGATTTCATCTGAGGATACACATACCTTCGTGTGGTTATTCCAAACCTGGTTGCAGTGTATGGATGGTGTCGCGCCGAAGGCTATTATCACTGACCAAGATAGagccatgaaaaatgcaattgctCTTGTCTTTCCAGAAAGTCGCCATAGATTTTGCCTATGGCATATCCTGAAGAAAGTCCTAGAAAAGCTTGGATGCTATGGTTCCTACAAAAGTGGCATGAAAACTGCACTGATGAAATGTGTTTATGACACACAAAAGtgggaagagtttgaaaaatctTGGCATGAGATGATCAGCACGTATAACTTGCATGATAATGTCTGGTTGCAGAGTTTATACACTGAGCGTTGCCATTGGGTACCGGCCTTCTTAAAAGACATTTTTTGGGCTGGGATGAGTACTACGCAGCggagcgagagcatgaatgccttTTTTGATGGTTACGTTCATGCTAAGACGAACCTGAAAGAGTTTATCGATCAGTACGATAATGccctgaaaaagaaaattgagaacgaAAATGTCGCTGACTTCCACTCATTTAATCTCACAATTCCTTGCATCTCTAGATCGCCTATTGAAAAGAGATATCAAGATTTGTATACAAATGTTAAATTCAGGGAAGTTCAGATCCAGCTTACCGGCATTATCGACTTGGACCCAGTTTTACATAGAAGAGAGGGTACTGTAAAGACCTATTTGGTAGAGGATGAAGTTCGTGTTGAAGATTTTACGAAGCAAGTGACACACTCAGTAGATTTTAATGAGGAAGATGGTGTCGCGAAATGCTCTTGTGGTTTATTTGAAATGAGGGGGATAATGTGCCGGCACATCTTCGCTGTGTTCAAATGTAACGGGATTAAGACAATGCCACAACAGTACATTTTggatcgatggaggaaggacatTAAAAGAAGATACACGTTAATTAACAGCAGCTATGACGCAGGCGAGGTGCGGGAAGATGCTAATAGATATTCAAGtctgttgaatatttgttataAAATGATTACTTGTGCTGCGGGTTCGAAAAAGCATACTGAGGATGCAACAACTAAGTTGCATGCAATGATTGACCTGTACTCTGAGACCCAAGAACCCCCATCGCTGGCTGAAAATTGTTTAAATGTTGGTGGCATGACAAAGGAAAGTGCAGCTACCACTGGAAGTTCAACTCAAGTACTCAGTCCAAAGATAGTTCGAGGGAAAGGCAGGCCCCCATCTATAAGGAGAGCATCTAGGATGGAGAAAGAGTTGAGAAAAGTTAAAGAGAAAACGAAGAAAGCGCAGGGAAAGGGAAAACGCAAACAG CGGGATGGAGACGATACCCATGGTGTGGACACTTGCAGGAGCTTATTTGGCCCCTCCGATTTGGACGTCTCCAATATTGGACACGTGCag GCTATTCCAGACAGGTCGCTAGCATATGACATTAGGGGAACCCAATCAACAGATCCAGTGATTCAAACTCAACAAAGT ATGGAATTTGGGTTGGACGGATCACAACCGCTGCACGTTGAGTTTGATGGATCACAACCACAGCAATGA
- the LOC122299136 gene encoding uncharacterized protein LOC122299136, translating to MIFFTHWILWTEFLGTASLLFELMLFWFMVEMSSSTSSTSMSSSFAKHTSSQALCFCEVKPTLKYSTTAKNPGRAFLGCPNYNTEGLPFCKYFKWADSNQVIELQIRERIDELLRKERDLEKIVELLEKREIDLRKIVDQLETELVRHAQRTQRKCLVSRFLGMYWAAALVLCFLFGRWLLF from the exons atgattttcttCACACATTGGATATTATGGACTGAATTTCTTGGTACTGCCTCTCTTCTATTTGAGCTGATGTTATTTTGGTTCATGGTAGAAATgtcatcatcaacatcatcaaCATCAATGTCTTCCTCTTTTGCTAAACATACCTCAAGTCAAGCTCTGTGCTTCTGTGAGGTCAAACCCACATTGAAGTACTCAACTACGGCAAAAAATCCTGGACGGGCCTTCTTAGGGTGTCCAAACTATAACACAGAG GGATTACCATTCTGCAAGTATTTCAAATGGGCAGATAGTAATCAAGTAATTGAGCTCCAAATCCGAGAAAGAATTGATGAGCTGCTACGGAAGGAGAGAGATCTCGAGAAGATAGTCGAGCTGCTAGAAAAGAGGGAAATTGACCTTCGCAAGATAGTGGATCAGCTCGAGACGGAGTTGGTGCGTCATGCACAACGTACTCAAAGGAAGTGTTTAGTGTCACGGTTCTTGGGGATGTATTGGGCTGCTGCATTAgtactctgttttctttttggaCGTTGGCTTCTGTTTTGA
- the LOC122299133 gene encoding TMV resistance protein N-like: protein MAFRTSPSSSSSLFSAPKWSYDVFLSFRGEDTRNTFVAHLYSALKHLGIHTYIDEKDLERGETISPTLLKVIEESIISIIVLSSNYASSSWCLEELTQILECKETKQQIVLPVFYHVDPSEVRNQRGSFGKALAKHQERFKEDPKVQRWKEALQEVGSLAGEHLEDGNEYEFMHKIIQRVDSQIVKSTYKLDIAEYPIGLESRLKDLNTCLGIGRNDITLMIGIYGIGGVGKTTIAKAVFNSIGNQFEARCFLENVREISCQVNGLVKLQERLLGTLLQTFGSFNIGCVGGTNNIKHRLCSKRILLILDDVNESHQLQGLVGDKNMFGPGSRIVITTRDQRLLTSGNQVDSTYEVQGLDDNQAIQLFSWHAFKRDRPVESYVELTKRIIDYAKGLPLVLVVLGSALYDRSIQEWESAFKKYERSPHKDIYEIFKISYDGLDDNEKDIFLDIACFFNGESVEYVMEILDTCHFSASLGIARLKDKSLISFDRYVVMHDLLQKMGKEIVRRESPGKPGERSRLWFHEDVRHVLEENTGTNNIEGISLDFPGGHDEIRLRSKAFMNMKNLRLFINHNAQISGVPKYLSNELRMLRWSKYSSSSLPSNFNGNNLCIFRMRHSLIKKLDGLKLKNLREMDLSFSKFLTKIPDLSSSANLKKVHLQYCENLVEVHCSVGFLDKLSDFLVNGCSKLRIFPESFKLRSLCLLQLYDCSSLQDFPEILCEMKFLYHICLRGTSITELPSSIEKLTELQSFDLNGTGIKELPTSIGKLTKLERLSARDCKDLVHLPSSIHQLHRLCSLKLDRCSQAINIREVEEDGTQSTASVVCKGQYEIESSAELTSINSSIFNDGSSSSANWAPLALSLQFCCLSESNFFTDANYFPTLVELDLSGSDIVFFPQGVRFAGLKNLCLNNCKQLAEILPLPLSIAKVEARGCTSLKSFAELSKIFFNNNGRNSSGLKIDLHGCLKLLVNMMLPSWEERDSKEQNREDHLEARIMGIIFSGKGIPSWFSYRREADNSNSCEIDDINGPHYCDDIEEIILCVVIGFRIIKPGMEETEICVRIHDGWLWHVLCTQHITFDWTDSDHVWMGCSVMPHIEGDISRFRFECDSELVVFKSVGVHLVKKHEGNVRDHAGWLHEDAGAHFDASSEEVEKWVDLNDDYHLVKRHRT, encoded by the exons ATGGCATTCCGTACTTCACCctcttcttcgtcttctctTTTTTCCGCTCCTAAATGGTCTTACGATGTATTCTTGAGTTTTAGAGGAGAAGATACTCGCAATACTTTTGTTGCCCATCTATATTCTGCTCTGAAACATCTGGGAATCCATACCTACATAGATGAAAAAGATCTCGAAAGAGGGGAGACAATTTCACCCACACTTCTCAAAGTTATTGAGGAGTCAATAATTTCTATTATTGTATTATCTTCAAATTATGCATCATCCTCATGGTGTTTGGAGGAACTAACGCAGATCCTTGAATGTAAGGAAACAAAACAACAGATTGTTCTACCAGTATTTTACCATGTGGATCCGTCAGAAGTACGAAATCAGAGAGGAAGTTTTGGAAAAGCATTAGCTAAACATCAAGAGAGGTTCAAGGAAGATCCGAAGGTGCAGAGGTGGAAGGAAGCCCTACAAGAGGTTGGCAGTTTGGCTGGAGAACATTTGGAAGACGG GAATGAATATGAATTTATGCATAAAATCATTCAACGGGTGGACTCACAAATAGTTAAATCTACATACAAGTTAGACATTGCTGAATATCCAATTGGACTAGAGTCTCGTCTAAAAGACTTGAATACTTGTTTAGGAATTGGAAGGAATGACATTACTCTCATGATAGGGATTTATGGAATTGGTGGAGTCGGTAAAACAACTATCGCCAAAGCAGTCTTTAATTCAATTGGAAACCAATTTGAAGCTAGATGTTTTCTAGAAAATGTTAGGGAGATTTCTTGTCAAGTGAACGGTCTGGTCAAACTGCAAGAAAGACTTCTTGGTACGCTGCTCCAAACTTTTGGAAGTTTTAATATTGGCTGTGTTGGAGGTACTAATAATATAAAGCATAGGCTTTGCTCTAAAAGGATACTtctaattcttgatgatgtgaATGAGTCGCACCAATTACAAGGATTAGTTGGTGATAAAAATATGTTCGGTCCAGGAAGTAGAATAGTAataacaacaagagatcaacGTCTATTAACTTCTGGTAATCAAGTTGATTCAACGTACGAAGTGCAGGGATTGGACGACAACCAAGCTATTCAGCTATTTAGTTGGCATGCATTTAAAAGAGACAGGCCAGTTGAAAGTTATGTAGAACTCACAAAACGTATAATAGATTATGCTAAGGGCCTTCCACTAGTTCTTGTAGTGCTTGGTTCAGCTTTGTATGATAGAAGTATACAAGAATGGGAAAGTGCATTTAAAAAGTATGAAAGAAGTCCTCACAAggatatttatgaaatttttaaaataagctATGACGGGCTAGATGATAATGAAAAGGATATTTTCCTtgacattgcatgtttcttcaaTGGGGAGTCAGTTGAATATGTCATGGAAATACTAGACACTTGTCATTTTTCAGCATCTTTGGGCATTGCAAGGCTTAAAGATAAGAGTCTCATCAGTTTTGACAGATATGTGGTGATGCATGACTTATTGCAAAAAATGGGTAAAGAAATTGTTCGACGGGAATCACCTGGCAAACCTGGCGAACGTAGTAGATTGTGGTTTCATGAAGATGTTCGCCATGTATTAGAAGAAAATACG GGAACAAACAACATTGAAGGGATTTCGTTAGACTTTCCTGGAGGCCATGACGAGATACGCCTGCGTTCCAAGGcatttatgaacatgaagaatctTCGACTGTTTATAAATCATAACGCACAAATCTCTGGAGTACCGAAATATCTCTCTAATGAGTTAAGAATGCTTCGTTGGAGTAAATATTCGTCGTCATCTTTGCCATCTAATTTTAATGGAAATAATCTCTGTATATTTCGAATGCGACATAGCCTCATCAAGAAGTTGGATGGCCTAAAACTCAAG aACTTGAGAGAAATGGACTTatctttttctaaattcttgACAAAAATACCCGATCTTTCGAGTAGCGCAAATTTAAAGAAGGTGCATCTCCAATATTGTGAGAATTTAGTTGAGGTTCATTGTTCCGTTGGATTCCTTGATAAGCTTTCGGATTTTCTTGTTAATGGATGCTCCAAGCTTAGGATTTTTCCTGAAAGTTTCAAGTTGAGATCTCTATGTTTGCTTCAACTTTATGATTGCTCGAGTCTTCAAGACTTTCCCGAGATTTTGTgtgaaatgaaatttttatatcatatatgtctTCGCGGCACTAGCATAACAGAGCTGCCTTCATCAATTGAGAAGCTCACTGAACTTCAATCCTTTGATCTAAATGGTACTGGAATAAAAGAGCTACCAACATCAATTGGAAAGCTCACTAAACTTGAACGTTTATCTGCAAGAGACTGCAAAGACCTTGTGCATCTCCCATCTAGCATTCATCAGTTGCACCGTCTATGTTCTCTCAAACTCGACCGTTGTTCACAAGCAATAAACATTAGAGAGGTGGAGGAGGATGGTACACAAAGCACGGCATCTGTTGTGTGTAAAGGCCAATATGAAATTGAATCAAGTGCAGAATTGACTTCGATAAATTCAAGCATTTTTAATGATGGTTCCTCCTCAAGCGCGAATTGGGCACCACTAGCTTTAAGTCTTCAATTCTGTTGCCTATCAGAATCAAATTTCTTCACGGATGCTAACTACTTTCCCACTCTGGTTGAGTTAGATCTAAGTGGGAGtgatattgttttctttcctcaAGGCGTCAGATTTGCAGGGTTGAAAAACCTTTGCTTGAACAATTGCAAGCAACTTGCAGAAATTTTACCTCTTCCATTGAGTATAGCAAAAGTAGAAGCTCGGGGATGCACGTCATTGAAAAGTTTTGCAGaactatctaaaatattttttaataacaatgGAAGGAATTCAAGTGGCCTAAAGATTGACTTGCATGGATGCCTTAAACTTCTTGTGAATATGATGCTTCCGTCATGGGAAGAG AGAGATTCTAAGGAACAAAATCGGGAAGACCACCTTGAAGCTAGAATCATGGGCATTATATTTTCAGGAAAGGGGATTCCAAGCTGGTTCAGCTATCGGAGGGAGGCCGATAATAGTAATTCGTGTGAAATAGATGATATTAATGGGCCGCACTATTGTGATGACATagaagaaattattttatgtgtTGTTATTGGATTTAGGATCATTAAACCAGGAATGGAGGAGACTGAAATTTGTGTTAGAATCCATGATGGATGGCTTTGGCATGTCTTATGTACTCAACATATAACATTTGATTGGACGGACTCTGACCATGTATGGATGGGATGCTCTGTGATGCCTCACATTGAAGGGGACATTTCAAGGTTTAGATTTGAATGTGATTCAGAGCTCGTGGTGTTTAAAAGTGTTGGGGTCCATTTGGTAAAGAAGCATGAAGGGAACGTAAGAGATCATGCAGGTTGGCTCCACGAAGATGCTGGTGCCCATTTTGATGCATCCAGCGAAGAAGTTGAAAAATGGGTAGATTTAAATGATGATTATCACCTTGTTAAGAGGCATCGTACGTGA
- the LOC122299139 gene encoding proteasome subunit beta type-7-A-like isoform X2, producing MVEEYEDMIQFQQRFLTQKRKGKLRTPIIKGSGRLLGLIIQDDIILGANTRTIEGPIITEKNCEKIHYMAPNIYCCGAGTAADTKAITVHNCNCIATIWVKNQGCHSTHPHEESPF from the exons ATGGTTGAAGAATACGAG GATATGATTCAATTTCAGCAGAGGTTCCTGACCCAAAAGCGAAAAGG AAAATTAAGAACCCCAATTATAAAGGGAAGTGGAAGACTCCTTGGATTGATAATCCAG GACGATATCATTCTTGGAGCAAATACAAGAACCATTGAAGGACCCATAATCACTGAAAAGAACTGTGAAAAGATTCATTATATGGCACCAAACATATATTGTTGTGGAGCAGGAACTGCTGCCGATACAAAGGCAATAACAG TTCACAACTGCAACTGCATCGCTACCATATGGGTCAAGAATCAAGGTTGTCACAGCACTCACCCTCATGAAGAATCACCTTTTTAA
- the LOC122299139 gene encoding proteasome subunit beta type-7-B-like isoform X1 has product MVEEYEDMIQFQQRFLTQKRKGKLRTPIIKGSGRLLGLIIQDDIILGANTRTIEGPIITEKNCEKIHYMAPNIYCCGAGTAADTKAITGQFTTATASLPYGSRIKVVTALTLMKNHLFK; this is encoded by the exons ATGGTTGAAGAATACGAG GATATGATTCAATTTCAGCAGAGGTTCCTGACCCAAAAGCGAAAAGG AAAATTAAGAACCCCAATTATAAAGGGAAGTGGAAGACTCCTTGGATTGATAATCCAG GACGATATCATTCTTGGAGCAAATACAAGAACCATTGAAGGACCCATAATCACTGAAAAGAACTGTGAAAAGATTCATTATATGGCACCAAACATATATTGTTGTGGAGCAGGAACTGCTGCCGATACAAAGGCAATAACAG GCCAGTTCACAACTGCAACTGCATCGCTACCATATGGGTCAAGAATCAAGGTTGTCACAGCACTCACCCTCATGAAGAATCACCTTTTTAAGTGA